One stretch of Tepidibacter hydrothermalis DNA includes these proteins:
- a CDS encoding carbon starvation protein A encodes MITFFSAIILLILGYFIYGKFVENILGIDDSEVTPAIEMEDGVDYIPMSWPRIFLIQFLNIAGLGPIFGAVAGALWGPVAFLWIVFGCIFAGATHDFLSGYLSMKHKGTSASEIVGMYLGETVKKIMRVFTVVLLILVGVVFVTGPAGLLANLTSFNKGFWVIAIIAYYILATVLPVDKLIGKIYPIFGASLLIMAVGIAGGLVVKGYNIPEITVANLHPKGTPIFPFLFITIACGAISGFHATQSPLMARCVRKQSEARRIFYGSMIAEGIIALIWAAAAMTFFGGTEGLAAVLAKGGAAVAVNEISTSLLGKFGGLLALLGVVACPITSGDTAFRSARLTIADSINYKQDSLVKRFSIALPLFAVGIALTFIDFNIIWRYFSWANQTLAMMMLWAGAAYLAKENKNHWIASIPAAFMTVVTTAYIIQAPEGFKQSASLANPIGIIFGLVIFGLFLSKKNKNKDKIAA; translated from the coding sequence ATGATAACGTTTTTCTCAGCAATTATACTTTTAATCCTAGGATATTTTATATATGGTAAGTTTGTAGAAAATATTCTTGGAATTGATGATTCAGAAGTTACACCAGCTATTGAAATGGAAGATGGTGTAGACTATATACCTATGAGTTGGCCTAGAATTTTCCTTATTCAGTTTTTAAATATTGCAGGACTTGGACCTATATTTGGAGCAGTAGCAGGAGCTTTATGGGGACCAGTAGCATTTTTATGGATTGTATTTGGATGTATATTCGCAGGAGCAACACACGACTTTTTATCAGGATATTTATCTATGAAGCATAAAGGAACTAGTGCATCAGAAATAGTTGGGATGTATTTAGGTGAAACTGTAAAGAAAATAATGAGGGTATTTACAGTAGTATTATTAATATTAGTTGGTGTAGTATTTGTTACAGGTCCAGCTGGGCTTTTAGCTAACTTAACTTCATTTAACAAAGGATTTTGGGTTATAGCGATAATAGCATATTATATATTAGCAACTGTACTTCCAGTTGATAAATTAATAGGAAAGATATATCCAATATTTGGAGCTTCTCTTCTTATAATGGCTGTAGGTATAGCTGGAGGATTAGTTGTAAAAGGATACAATATACCAGAAATAACTGTTGCAAATCTACACCCTAAGGGAACTCCTATATTCCCATTCTTATTTATAACTATAGCATGTGGTGCTATTTCAGGATTCCATGCTACACAATCTCCTCTTATGGCTAGATGTGTTAGAAAACAAAGTGAAGCTAGAAGAATATTCTATGGATCAATGATAGCAGAGGGAATAATAGCTTTAATATGGGCAGCAGCTGCTATGACTTTCTTCGGAGGAACTGAAGGACTTGCTGCGGTACTTGCTAAAGGTGGAGCAGCAGTTGCAGTTAACGAAATATCGACTTCTTTACTTGGTAAGTTTGGTGGATTATTAGCTTTACTTGGAGTTGTAGCATGTCCTATAACATCAGGAGATACTGCATTTAGAAGTGCGAGACTTACTATAGCAGACTCTATAAATTATAAGCAAGATAGTTTAGTTAAGAGATTTTCAATAGCACTACCATTATTTGCAGTAGGTATAGCTCTTACATTTATAGATTTTAATATAATATGGAGATACTTCTCTTGGGCTAACCAAACTTTAGCAATGATGATGTTATGGGCAGGAGCTGCTTATTTAGCTAAAGAAAATAAGAATCATTGGATTGCAAGTATACCAGCTGCATTTATGACTGTTGTAACAACAGCATATATAATACAAGCGCCAGAAGGATTTAAACAATCTGCAAGTCTTGCAAATCCTATAGGTATAATATTTGGACTTGTAATATTTGGATTATTCTTATCTAAAAAGAATAAAAATAAAGATAAGATAGCTGCTTAA
- a CDS encoding LytR/AlgR family response regulator transcription factor yields MRCIIVDDESPSREELKYFINNFSSIEIVEEFDDSLEALNFIESNDIDIVFLDINMPKLDGVCLARVINKFNKDFKIVFITAYKEHAIEAFELEAFDYILKPYSEERILTTLKKIERLENCEEKKYICDRVTLLKGEKMIVVNIDDIYYCKSSERETLVYTKDKEYTVNMSISEFYNKISGYNFFKSHRSYILNIDKIEEIIPWFNNTYNVKLKKLDIEIPVSRKNIKEFKHIMGI; encoded by the coding sequence ATGAGATGTATAATAGTAGATGATGAATCTCCTTCAAGGGAGGAGCTTAAGTACTTTATAAATAACTTTAGTTCAATAGAAATAGTAGAAGAGTTTGATGATTCATTAGAAGCGTTGAACTTTATAGAGAGTAATGATATTGACATTGTATTTTTAGATATAAATATGCCAAAGTTAGATGGTGTTTGTTTAGCTAGGGTTATAAATAAGTTTAATAAAGATTTTAAAATAGTTTTTATAACAGCATATAAAGAACACGCTATAGAAGCATTTGAATTAGAAGCGTTTGATTATATATTAAAGCCGTATTCAGAAGAAAGAATACTCACTACGTTAAAAAAGATAGAGCGATTAGAGAATTGTGAAGAAAAAAAATATATATGTGACAGAGTGACTCTTTTAAAAGGAGAGAAGATGATAGTAGTAAATATTGATGATATATATTACTGTAAATCTTCAGAAAGAGAAACTCTAGTTTATACTAAGGATAAAGAATATACTGTTAATATGAGCATATCTGAGTTTTACAATAAGATTTCTGGGTATAATTTTTTTAAGAGTCATAGATCTTATATATTGAATATAGATAAAATAGAAGAGATAATACCTTGGTTTAACAATACTTACAATGTTAAATTAAAGAAATTAGATATTGAAATTCCAGTTAGTAGGAAAAATATAAAAGAATTTAAGCACATAATGGGCATATAA
- a CDS encoding sensor histidine kinase, which translates to MIYLLKNLINNLGYVVLIAFMISKIKSFKKIIQKDEFNYIDLFVLSFIFGTFGILGTYIGTDVRGAIANTRIIGVMAGGILCGPFVGIVSGIIAGLHRYLIDVGGITAFPCFVSTVIGGCISGIIYNKSTDKNRWIYGILGGILIESISMGLILLLSRPFTVAFLIVKKIYIPMTLVNGMGIGIVILITENIFEEKEEIAARQAKLALEIANKTLPYFRNINNDSLKQICTVIKDSVGASAVSITDKKYILAHVGDGDDHHIDGEKVLTRATEKVIETGEIVVLRTNKQIACPSENCPLKSAIIMPLKDSESVVGALKIYYNKEDSISFKDETLAIGLSQMISTQLEIAKIERLKEMANKAEIKALQAQINPHFLFNALNTIVSFIRINPDRARELIISLSTYLRYNLEIGESCVDINKELDQVKAYVEIEKARFGDKLNVVYNIDESIEIKVPSLIIQPLVENSIKHGILKGTGSGCVTVKVQRNFDDDIEISIQDDGIGIDEKIIKNIYKRNMKENKIGLVNVHNRLRLIYGKGLDIQRLDKGTKISFIIYREGKRQ; encoded by the coding sequence TTGATATACTTATTAAAAAATCTTATAAATAATCTAGGATACGTAGTATTAATAGCCTTTATGATATCTAAGATTAAAAGTTTTAAGAAAATAATACAAAAAGATGAATTTAACTATATAGACCTTTTTGTATTATCGTTTATATTTGGAACATTTGGGATACTTGGCACTTATATAGGTACAGATGTTAGAGGAGCTATAGCAAACACTAGAATAATTGGGGTTATGGCTGGAGGTATACTTTGTGGTCCATTTGTTGGAATTGTATCAGGAATAATAGCAGGACTTCACAGATACTTAATAGACGTCGGGGGAATTACAGCTTTTCCTTGCTTTGTTAGTACTGTTATTGGAGGATGTATATCAGGAATTATATACAATAAATCAACTGATAAGAATAGATGGATATACGGTATTTTAGGTGGAATACTAATTGAAAGTATAAGTATGGGATTAATACTATTACTTTCAAGACCATTTACAGTAGCATTTTTGATAGTAAAAAAAATATATATACCTATGACTTTGGTAAATGGAATGGGTATAGGAATTGTAATATTAATTACTGAGAATATATTTGAAGAAAAAGAAGAGATAGCTGCAAGGCAAGCAAAATTGGCTCTTGAAATAGCTAACAAGACACTTCCTTATTTCAGGAATATAAACAATGATTCGTTAAAGCAAATATGTACAGTTATAAAAGATAGTGTAGGAGCTAGTGCGGTATCTATAACTGATAAAAAGTACATATTGGCTCATGTAGGAGATGGAGATGATCATCATATAGATGGTGAAAAAGTGTTAACTCGTGCTACTGAAAAGGTAATAGAAACTGGAGAAATAGTAGTACTTAGAACGAATAAGCAAATAGCTTGCCCGAGTGAGAATTGTCCATTAAAATCTGCTATAATAATGCCTTTAAAGGATAGTGAATCTGTTGTTGGAGCATTAAAAATATATTATAACAAAGAGGATTCTATAAGCTTTAAGGATGAGACTTTAGCTATAGGACTTTCTCAAATGATATCTACTCAGCTTGAAATAGCTAAAATAGAAAGACTTAAGGAAATGGCAAATAAAGCTGAGATAAAGGCTCTTCAAGCTCAAATAAATCCTCACTTTTTATTCAATGCATTAAATACTATAGTTTCATTTATAAGAATAAACCCAGATCGTGCAAGAGAACTTATAATAAGCTTATCTACTTATCTTAGATACAACCTAGAAATTGGTGAATCTTGTGTTGATATAAATAAAGAATTAGATCAAGTTAAAGCTTATGTAGAAATCGAAAAAGCCAGATTTGGTGATAAATTAAATGTAGTATATAATATTGATGAGAGTATAGAAATAAAGGTTCCAAGTCTTATAATACAGCCGTTAGTTGAAAATTCTATAAAACATGGAATATTAAAGGGAACGGGTAGTGGATGCGTAACAGTAAAAGTTCAAAGAAATTTTGATGATGATATTGAAATTTCTATACAAGACGATGGTATTGGAATCGATGAAAAAATAATAAAAAATATATATAAGAGAAATATGAAGGAAAATAAGATTGGACTTGTGAATGTACACAATAGATTGAGACTCATATATGGAAAAGGTCTTGATATACAAAGGCTTGATAAAGGAACAAAAATCAGCTTTATAATATATCGTGAAGGAAAGAGGCAATAA
- a CDS encoding DUF1361 domain-containing protein — translation MINKRLISIFSVFFLVTMIGVVMAANGCYRLNTYRYLIYIWNLFLAWIPFGFSLIVHNRYYKGKGNSNNIVIFICMCIWLLFYPNAPYIITDFIHISVSKYPFKIEDTLEFQRNFWIWYDFILIAFFALIGYLLGVASLYFNQIIVKDKFNAFISWIFVIIVSFLGGYGIYLGRFVRFNSWDIVSNPMKLFGYIINSFKLEAIYFSLMLGTALLFTYILVYSLINFKNNPE, via the coding sequence GTGATAAACAAAAGATTAATTTCGATTTTTAGTGTATTTTTCTTAGTCACAATGATAGGTGTAGTTATGGCTGCAAACGGATGCTATAGGCTCAATACATATAGATATCTTATATATATTTGGAATCTATTTTTAGCTTGGATACCATTTGGATTTTCTTTAATAGTACACAATAGGTACTATAAAGGTAAGGGAAATAGCAACAATATAGTAATATTTATATGTATGTGCATATGGTTACTATTTTATCCTAATGCTCCTTATATAATAACTGATTTTATACACATCAGTGTATCTAAGTATCCATTTAAAATAGAAGATACTTTAGAATTTCAAAGGAACTTTTGGATATGGTATGATTTTATACTTATAGCTTTTTTTGCTTTAATAGGATATTTACTTGGGGTAGCCTCTTTGTATTTCAATCAGATAATAGTTAAAGATAAATTTAATGCTTTTATATCTTGGATATTCGTAATCATTGTATCGTTTCTTGGTGGATATGGAATATATTTAGGTAGGTTTGTAAGATTTAATAGCTGGGATATAGTATCAAATCCTATGAAGTTATTTGGGTATATTATAAATAGTTTTAAACTTGAAGCTATATACTTTTCATTGATGCTTGGAACGGCTTTACTGTTTACTTATATACTTGTGTATAGTTTGATAAATTTTAAGAACAATCCTGAATAA